In Paenibacillus sp. BIC5C1, a genomic segment contains:
- a CDS encoding chromate transporter: protein MYWDLFMMFIRVGLVSFGGGYAVIPIIQHEVTEKGWLTSAEFQQTVALAGMAPGSIATNAATLIGYRTAGYIGAAVSTAGMILPSLVVIVILSALFYRIHDNSWVKSSLYGLRPVTTGLIIYAAIHFGYPTEDTGLSWVWIATLLISGVCLFLLLKYKLHPLLILTVAGAAGIILF from the coding sequence ATGTACTGGGACCTGTTCATGATGTTTATACGTGTAGGCCTCGTTTCATTTGGTGGCGGTTACGCCGTTATACCGATCATTCAACACGAGGTAACAGAAAAAGGATGGCTGACAAGCGCTGAATTCCAACAAACCGTAGCGCTGGCCGGTATGGCGCCCGGCTCGATTGCAACCAATGCCGCAACGTTGATTGGTTATCGGACGGCAGGTTATATCGGAGCCGCTGTCTCTACTGCAGGTATGATATTGCCTTCACTCGTTGTAATTGTCATACTCTCCGCATTATTTTACCGGATACACGACAATTCATGGGTAAAGTCCTCTTTATATGGCTTGCGCCCCGTAACGACGGGACTCATTATCTATGCTGCCATTCATTTCGGCTATCCAACTGAAGACACAGGCTTAAGCTGGGTATGGATTGCGACACTGCTGATTAGCGGAGTTTGTTTGTTTCTTCTGCTCAAATACAAGCTTCATCCCCTTCTGATTCTCACTGTCGCTGGAGCAGCAGGCATTATTTTATTTTAA
- a CDS encoding sulfatase family protein, producing the protein MSRTPNILLITSDQQHWNTIGAFQSEISTPNLDRLAHQGTTFDRAYCPNPTCTPSRASIITGMYPSQHGAWTLGTKLLEDRHTVGESFKEAGYRTALVGKAHFQPLKSTEEYPSSEAYPILQDLEYWRHFHGPFYGFDHVELTRNHTNEAHVGQHYALWLEEQGCTNWRDYFLPPTGTMDPSSTYTWPIPEKYHYNTWIAERTNSLLEQYTHADDPFFLWASFFDPHPEYLVPEPWDSMYDPNDLTIPSITPGEHDRNPPHFQLTQEENPNFEHLVETGFGIHGYRSHHYYEYGDKFRLTAYDKKKLVGVYYGMISMMDKYIGKILDKLDELGIADDTIVVFTTDHGHFFGQHGLQAKGGFHYEDLIKIPFIVRYPGEVPAAKKSNAIQSLVDLAPTFLSFCNIAIPHAMTGIDQKKVWLGAKEAVRNHALCEFRQEPTTIHQKTYVEQRHKITVYYNQTYGELFDLEQDPDERFNLWNEPEYTGLKSELLLKYIWAELGKESMPMPRIHHA; encoded by the coding sequence TTGTCGAGAACACCTAACATTTTGCTAATCACTAGCGACCAGCAGCACTGGAACACGATCGGAGCTTTTCAGTCTGAAATTTCCACGCCCAATCTGGACCGGCTCGCCCATCAAGGAACAACGTTTGATCGGGCCTATTGCCCGAACCCTACCTGTACCCCGAGCCGTGCTTCTATTATTACAGGTATGTACCCCAGTCAGCATGGAGCCTGGACATTAGGCACAAAACTGCTTGAAGATCGTCATACCGTCGGGGAGAGTTTCAAAGAGGCAGGCTACCGCACTGCCCTAGTAGGTAAAGCACATTTTCAGCCTCTAAAATCTACAGAGGAATACCCGTCGTCTGAAGCGTATCCCATCCTGCAGGATTTGGAGTACTGGAGACATTTCCACGGTCCATTTTACGGCTTTGACCACGTAGAGTTAACACGTAATCATACGAATGAAGCGCATGTCGGTCAGCATTACGCGTTATGGTTGGAAGAACAGGGATGTACGAATTGGAGAGATTACTTCCTTCCCCCAACCGGAACGATGGATCCATCTTCAACCTATACATGGCCCATCCCTGAGAAATATCACTACAACACCTGGATCGCCGAACGAACCAATTCCCTTTTGGAGCAGTACACCCATGCTGATGATCCATTTTTTCTGTGGGCCAGCTTTTTCGATCCGCATCCTGAATATCTGGTACCAGAACCTTGGGATTCCATGTATGACCCCAATGATCTGACAATTCCCTCTATAACACCTGGAGAGCATGATCGTAACCCACCCCATTTTCAACTGACCCAGGAGGAGAATCCGAATTTTGAGCATCTGGTTGAAACCGGCTTCGGCATCCACGGTTACCGTTCGCATCATTATTATGAATATGGCGACAAATTCCGGTTAACGGCGTATGACAAGAAAAAACTGGTCGGCGTGTATTATGGAATGATCAGCATGATGGATAAATATATTGGCAAAATCCTCGATAAGTTGGATGAGTTGGGTATTGCAGACGATACGATCGTCGTTTTCACTACCGATCACGGTCATTTCTTCGGACAGCATGGTCTTCAGGCCAAGGGCGGATTCCATTACGAGGATCTTATCAAAATCCCATTTATCGTAAGATATCCTGGTGAGGTGCCTGCTGCGAAAAAGTCAAATGCCATACAATCGCTGGTCGATCTGGCTCCTACCTTCTTGTCCTTTTGCAACATTGCAATTCCGCACGCCATGACGGGAATCGATCAGAAGAAAGTGTGGCTGGGCGCCAAGGAAGCCGTTCGTAATCATGCTCTCTGCGAATTTCGACAAGAACCCACGACGATTCATCAAAAAACCTATGTCGAACAGCGGCATAAAATCACCGTCTATTACAATCAAACCTATGGTGAACTTTTCGATCTTGAACAGGATCCAGATGAACGTTTTAACTTGTGGAATGAACCTGAGTACACCGGGCTCAAGTCTGAGCTTCTGCTCAAATACATCTGGGCTGAGCTTGGCAAGGAGTCCATGCCGATGCCTCGAATTCATCATGCGTGA
- a CDS encoding carbohydrate ABC transporter permease produces the protein MKWLYRTGSALMAVMFAAPLVWMLMVSIKEEGMKIITVLDWFKPPYSLAVYNEILTTTKLSQWVVNSLFVAVVVTVLTVIFAAMAGFALSKVPFRFRTFVFFFILGGLLIPGEATIIPLYQVAKDLHLLNSYSGLIIPALASPVAVIVLKSFFDGVPNDLLESVQIDGGGFWRIFTSIMLPLTRPAMASMAILTFIGSWNNFLWPFLSITDDNLFTLPMGIPTLMGQYSEDYVKPMVINAVASVPIIILFIIFEKQIVKGISMSGIKG, from the coding sequence ATGAAATGGTTATATCGCACCGGTTCTGCGTTGATGGCCGTTATGTTTGCGGCCCCACTTGTGTGGATGCTGATGGTCTCCATCAAAGAAGAAGGCATGAAGATTATTACGGTCCTTGACTGGTTTAAACCGCCATACTCACTTGCCGTCTATAACGAAATTCTGACAACGACAAAGCTGTCACAGTGGGTGGTTAACAGTTTGTTTGTCGCAGTGGTTGTGACTGTATTGACTGTTATTTTCGCGGCGATGGCCGGATTCGCTCTCTCCAAAGTGCCGTTCCGTTTCCGTACCTTTGTATTCTTTTTTATTCTTGGTGGATTACTTATCCCCGGAGAAGCTACCATTATTCCACTCTATCAGGTAGCCAAGGATTTGCATTTGCTGAACTCATACAGTGGGTTGATTATTCCTGCATTGGCTTCACCTGTAGCTGTCATAGTACTCAAAAGCTTCTTCGATGGCGTTCCCAATGATCTGCTGGAGAGTGTGCAAATTGACGGTGGAGGCTTTTGGCGAATCTTTACCAGCATCATGCTGCCTTTGACACGTCCAGCCATGGCATCCATGGCAATTCTTACATTTATCGGTTCGTGGAACAATTTCCTATGGCCATTCCTATCCATAACCGATGATAATCTGTTTACGCTGCCAATGGGGATCCCAACGCTAATGGGCCAGTATTCAGAAGATTACGTTAAACCAATGGTTATCAATGCCGTGGCTTCTGTTCCCATCATTATATTGTTTATCATTTTTGAGAAACAGATTGTTAAAGGCATCAGCATGTCCGGTATTAAGGGTTAA
- a CDS encoding ABC transporter substrate-binding protein, whose product MKKKIGRLALTLLLSFSTVLSACSGGSNEAVDNGSGEGKVTLSFWTLFDGGDGANMQTLVDEFNKSHPDIEVKNTKLAWGEYYTKLVTAVGNGNGPDIGISHSSRLPDLINQGVVTELDTPATDAGVDWSTYNQNLLDAVTVEGQHYAVPIDTHPFIMFYNKKLLKEAGLLGEDGKPILEQSADGFITFLQTLKEKLPAKTTPFALSNNNDDPYRLWWSLYSQLGGNDVVSDDLKSAAIDKEKGIKAADYIQKLYTEGYIKKNDPDFYKNFQSGTAAIIMTGVWTTGTWESTKGLEFGAMPIPKFYDQEATWGDSHTIVLPLTKDEDPAKRKAAMVFADWVADNGQVWAKAGHIPSKPSVLEKQEFKDLPYRSDYSEVASVVKFSKHSTKNAQIRDEAAFKFLNEVWMNKMTPADAMNNMETAIQKIVSE is encoded by the coding sequence ATGAAAAAAAAGATCGGCAGGTTAGCACTGACATTATTGCTCTCATTCTCAACCGTTTTAAGTGCATGTAGCGGAGGCAGTAACGAGGCGGTTGATAATGGCTCCGGTGAAGGAAAAGTGACATTGTCCTTCTGGACATTGTTCGATGGCGGTGATGGTGCCAACATGCAGACTCTAGTCGATGAATTCAACAAAAGCCATCCGGACATTGAAGTCAAAAATACCAAATTGGCCTGGGGTGAGTATTATACGAAGCTCGTAACTGCTGTGGGTAACGGCAATGGACCGGACATTGGGATTTCCCATTCCTCCAGACTTCCCGACCTGATCAATCAGGGGGTTGTCACAGAGCTTGATACTCCGGCTACGGATGCAGGTGTGGACTGGAGCACCTATAACCAGAATCTCTTGGATGCGGTTACCGTAGAAGGTCAACATTATGCAGTCCCCATTGATACACATCCCTTTATCATGTTTTACAACAAAAAACTACTAAAAGAAGCAGGCTTGCTTGGTGAAGACGGAAAACCGATTCTGGAGCAATCTGCTGACGGGTTTATTACGTTTCTTCAAACTTTAAAAGAGAAGCTGCCTGCCAAAACGACCCCGTTTGCATTATCCAATAATAATGATGACCCTTACCGCTTGTGGTGGTCGCTGTACTCCCAGTTGGGTGGCAACGATGTGGTGTCGGATGATCTGAAGTCCGCAGCCATTGACAAAGAGAAAGGTATCAAAGCTGCTGACTATATCCAGAAGCTCTATACCGAAGGTTATATCAAGAAAAATGATCCGGACTTCTATAAAAATTTTCAAAGTGGAACAGCCGCTATTATCATGACAGGGGTCTGGACGACAGGAACGTGGGAATCCACCAAAGGACTTGAGTTTGGAGCTATGCCTATCCCAAAATTCTACGACCAGGAAGCTACGTGGGGAGATTCCCATACCATAGTTTTGCCACTGACTAAGGATGAAGACCCGGCTAAGCGCAAAGCCGCGATGGTTTTTGCCGACTGGGTTGCTGACAATGGTCAGGTCTGGGCGAAGGCCGGACATATCCCTTCCAAGCCATCCGTGCTGGAAAAACAGGAATTCAAGGATCTGCCATACCGCAGTGATTATTCCGAAGTTGCAAGTGTAGTTAAATTCAGCAAACATTCTACCAAAAATGCACAAATCCGCGATGAAGCTGCCTTTAAATTTCTGAATGAAGTATGGATGAACAAAATGACCCCAGCAGATGCCATGAACAACATGGAGACCGCCATTCAGAAAATAGTGAGCGAATAG
- a CDS encoding glycoside hydrolase family 2 protein — MLRQDYPRPQFVRKDWLSLNGEWEFEFDDDNKGRSEKWSEGKRVFSRRIQVPFAFQSQLSGIADPDFHDNVWYKRTFDIPENFTGKRLLLHFGAVDYEASVWVNGQLVVRHEGGHTPFHADITDSLLEGNNVLTVQAIDYSRDVTLPRGKQFWQEQSAQIFYTRTTGIWQSVWLEAVAPVHLQKVRLTPDVDRNEIEVTAHLQRNQTESRDWEVQDIRLRVQIAYQGKQLSEDEYRISGRTETRTIGLHTFNEHGLGRLWSPEHPNLYDIHFTVLVDGVSVDEVDSYFGMRKISIEQGKLFLNNRPYYMKLVLDQGYFPDGNLTPPSDEAIRRDVELTKELGFNGARKHQKIEDPRYLYWCDKLGLLVWGEMANAYDFSEQYVAQVTREWQEALERDYNHPCVVVWVPLNESWGVPNILTSKEQQYHALSMYYLTKSLDSTRPVISNDGWEMVQTDLYNIHDYEWRREVLEERYRTRENAVNALPGSRKLSVGDYRYEGQPILITEFGGIGYKKSDWEGWGYSGAENDEDFAQRLHAVVQPLLDSPVVEGFCYTQLTDVEQEINGLLTYDRQPKMPMEQIRAIIEGHYLSSAGE, encoded by the coding sequence ATGCTGCGACAGGATTATCCAAGGCCTCAATTTGTACGTAAAGATTGGTTGAGTTTGAATGGGGAATGGGAATTTGAATTCGATGATGATAACAAGGGACGTTCGGAAAAATGGAGTGAGGGCAAGCGAGTATTCAGCCGCCGAATCCAGGTGCCCTTTGCTTTTCAAAGTCAACTGAGTGGCATTGCAGATCCGGATTTTCACGATAATGTATGGTACAAACGGACTTTTGACATTCCGGAGAACTTCACTGGCAAACGTCTACTGCTGCACTTCGGAGCTGTGGACTATGAAGCCTCTGTCTGGGTCAATGGACAGCTTGTGGTTCGGCATGAAGGGGGACACACCCCTTTTCATGCCGACATTACGGATTCTTTGCTCGAAGGAAATAATGTGCTGACCGTACAAGCGATAGATTATAGCAGGGATGTAACGTTACCACGAGGGAAGCAGTTCTGGCAGGAGCAATCTGCCCAAATTTTCTATACCCGCACGACTGGAATATGGCAATCGGTGTGGCTTGAAGCTGTCGCACCCGTTCATCTACAGAAGGTGCGTCTGACTCCTGATGTCGATCGCAACGAAATCGAAGTTACAGCGCATCTTCAAAGGAATCAAACAGAATCAAGGGATTGGGAAGTGCAAGATATCAGACTACGAGTACAAATTGCCTATCAGGGAAAGCAGCTTTCTGAGGATGAATATCGAATCAGCGGCAGGACAGAGACCCGTACCATCGGGCTTCACACCTTTAACGAGCATGGCCTTGGCAGGCTATGGTCACCAGAGCACCCCAATCTGTATGATATTCATTTCACTGTATTGGTGGATGGTGTGTCCGTCGATGAAGTCGACAGCTATTTCGGTATGCGCAAAATCTCCATTGAACAAGGCAAGCTGTTTCTGAATAATCGTCCTTATTATATGAAGCTCGTTCTGGATCAAGGGTATTTCCCGGATGGAAATCTGACTCCGCCGAGTGACGAGGCCATCCGGCGTGATGTGGAATTAACGAAGGAACTGGGATTTAACGGTGCCAGAAAACACCAGAAGATTGAAGATCCAAGATACCTGTACTGGTGTGATAAGCTGGGACTGCTGGTATGGGGAGAGATGGCGAATGCTTACGATTTCTCAGAACAATATGTCGCCCAGGTAACACGGGAATGGCAGGAGGCGCTGGAAAGGGACTACAACCATCCATGTGTTGTGGTCTGGGTACCTCTTAATGAAAGCTGGGGTGTTCCCAACATCCTGACCAGCAAGGAGCAGCAGTATCATGCCTTGTCGATGTATTATTTGACCAAGTCGCTGGATTCCACTCGTCCGGTCATTTCCAATGATGGCTGGGAGATGGTTCAGACCGACTTGTATAACATCCATGATTATGAATGGAGAAGAGAGGTTCTGGAGGAACGCTATCGCACTCGTGAAAATGCGGTAAACGCCCTTCCGGGTAGTCGAAAGCTTAGCGTGGGTGACTATCGTTATGAAGGACAGCCCATTTTAATTACCGAATTCGGTGGAATCGGGTATAAGAAAAGTGACTGGGAAGGCTGGGGTTACTCTGGAGCGGAAAATGACGAAGATTTCGCACAGCGATTGCATGCCGTAGTACAGCCGCTATTGGATTCTCCAGTAGTAGAAGGATTTTGTTACACACAGCTGACGGACGTGGAACAGGAGATTAACGGTCTGCTGACGTATGACAGACAACCCAAGATGCCGATGGAACAGATTCGGGCCATTATCGAAGGACATTATCTATCGTCCGCTGGCGAATAA
- a CDS encoding aldose 1-epimerase, with translation MLNTKETSRSWEGDFLGEKAIYLRFGSSEAVMLPNIGGNLVAYRDLERGLRFLHEPSPEEMQSFKARPMIHGIPVLFPPNRYEDGQFAWNGQTLQFPVNEEATGNHLHGFLYNAPWVVDEYGHTEKESYVSVSITVDETHPAYVSFPFQFSITLRYSLSSDGLMQHVRIRNHGSSCMPCLIAFHTSINAPFNPGGSARDYKLKLTIGDRWELDQRMLPTTCFQPLIQEEEHMRDLGVYPFFAAMDNHYTAVPQNGRNRMELQDTKNGMTLIYDVGTSYKQWMIWNNNAEEGFFCPEPQINLVNAPNLDMQAEEAGLFSLQPGEIWEETSRLYLRQS, from the coding sequence GTGTTGAATACAAAGGAGACAAGTAGATCCTGGGAAGGCGATTTTCTAGGTGAAAAGGCTATTTACCTTCGCTTTGGCTCCAGTGAGGCTGTGATGCTGCCGAATATTGGTGGAAATCTGGTCGCGTATCGTGATCTTGAGCGAGGGCTTCGCTTCCTTCATGAACCGTCACCCGAAGAAATGCAATCATTTAAAGCTAGACCCATGATTCACGGGATTCCCGTTTTGTTTCCGCCGAATCGCTATGAAGACGGGCAGTTTGCCTGGAACGGGCAGACACTTCAGTTTCCGGTCAATGAGGAAGCAACAGGCAATCATTTGCATGGATTTTTGTATAATGCGCCATGGGTTGTGGATGAGTATGGACATACCGAGAAGGAAAGCTATGTCTCGGTGTCCATTACCGTTGATGAAACTCATCCGGCATACGTATCCTTTCCTTTTCAATTCAGTATTACATTACGCTACTCGCTGAGCAGTGATGGATTAATGCAGCATGTCCGCATTCGCAATCATGGAAGCTCCTGCATGCCATGCCTGATCGCTTTTCATACCTCCATTAACGCTCCCTTTAATCCGGGAGGATCAGCTCGGGATTACAAGCTCAAGCTGACCATTGGAGACAGATGGGAATTGGATCAACGTATGCTGCCAACGACATGTTTTCAGCCGCTGATTCAGGAGGAAGAGCATATGCGAGACTTAGGGGTATACCCGTTCTTTGCAGCAATGGATAATCACTACACTGCTGTACCGCAAAACGGGAGAAACCGGATGGAGCTTCAGGATACGAAGAATGGAATGACACTGATCTACGATGTGGGAACGTCCTATAAACAATGGATGATCTGGAACAATAACGCGGAAGAAGGTTTTTTCTGCCCCGAACCGCAGATTAATCTCGTGAATGCACCTAATCTGGATATGCAGGCCGAGGAAGCTGGATTATTCAGTTTGCAGCCGGGAGAGATCTGGGAAGAAACGAGCAGATTATATCTGCGTCAATCGTAA
- a CDS encoding glycoside hydrolase family 2 protein produces the protein MTTKFYNKDYPRPQFVRNEWLDLNGEWDFSFDDNQAGESEQWYDQNQFPEGTKIKVPFTYETQASGIGIETFHPLVWYRRSVQIPEEAKGKRSILHFQGVDYRAKCWVNGTVVGEHEGGYAAFSFDITPYITYGSENNIVLEVEDSQSAMQPRGKQRWVDDNFECFYVQSTGIWKSVWMEHVSEARVEAVKMTPDIDRHMIRLDFQLNGIEGKNNLRLETRIELKGQHVQTISLSPDRPWMTVEASVKHEAGGPWKQSLWSPDSPNLYDIEFVMYEDEKEIDRVHSYFGMRKISIENGQILLNNAPLYQRMILDQGYWTESHLTPPSVEALIEDIDKITEMGYNGIRKHMKLEDPRFLYWCDVKGMLVWSEMAATFEFNDEAVSRFTKEWLEIVPQQYNHPSIITWVPFNESWGIPTIGHEVRQQQFTQSIYHLTKAIDPYRPVITNDGWEHTVSDILTIHDYVETGEAFLERYQDKDLIVSNKIASNRWKFAFAEGYHYKGQPIIISEFGGIAFQSDKGWGYGNQVDSVEAFIERFRSITEAIKAIPYISGYCYTQVTDVQQEINGLLTEDRKPKVPLEVIRKINLG, from the coding sequence ATGACAACTAAATTTTACAACAAGGATTATCCAAGACCGCAATTTGTACGCAATGAGTGGTTGGATTTGAATGGAGAATGGGATTTTAGTTTTGATGACAATCAGGCGGGTGAAAGCGAGCAGTGGTACGATCAGAATCAGTTTCCGGAAGGGACCAAAATCAAAGTTCCCTTCACGTATGAGACCCAAGCGAGCGGTATCGGAATCGAGACATTTCATCCTCTAGTCTGGTACCGCAGAAGTGTTCAGATTCCCGAAGAAGCAAAAGGAAAACGGAGCATTCTGCATTTTCAGGGAGTGGATTATCGCGCAAAATGTTGGGTGAACGGAACGGTTGTTGGTGAACATGAGGGAGGGTATGCAGCGTTTTCATTCGACATTACCCCTTATATCACTTACGGCTCGGAGAACAATATTGTTCTTGAAGTAGAAGACAGTCAGAGCGCGATGCAGCCTCGGGGGAAACAACGCTGGGTGGATGACAATTTTGAATGTTTTTATGTGCAGAGCACCGGGATATGGAAAAGTGTCTGGATGGAGCATGTGAGTGAAGCAAGGGTTGAAGCAGTCAAGATGACACCGGATATCGATCGTCATATGATTCGTTTGGACTTTCAATTGAATGGGATCGAAGGCAAGAACAACTTGCGTTTGGAGACACGGATTGAGCTGAAGGGTCAGCATGTGCAAACCATCAGCCTATCTCCAGACAGACCCTGGATGACCGTGGAAGCCAGTGTTAAACATGAAGCAGGCGGTCCGTGGAAACAGTCGTTATGGTCACCGGACTCACCGAACCTGTACGATATCGAGTTTGTGATGTACGAAGATGAGAAAGAAATCGATCGGGTTCATTCCTATTTTGGTATGCGAAAAATATCGATTGAAAATGGGCAGATTCTGCTGAACAATGCTCCATTGTACCAAAGAATGATTCTGGATCAGGGCTATTGGACGGAGAGCCATTTGACTCCACCTTCAGTGGAAGCACTGATTGAGGATATCGATAAAATTACCGAGATGGGATATAACGGAATCCGTAAACATATGAAACTGGAAGATCCACGCTTTTTGTATTGGTGTGATGTGAAAGGCATGTTGGTCTGGTCAGAGATGGCAGCAACCTTCGAGTTTAATGATGAGGCAGTGAGCCGATTCACCAAAGAATGGCTTGAAATTGTTCCCCAGCAATACAATCATCCCAGCATCATTACCTGGGTGCCATTTAATGAATCGTGGGGAATACCGACAATTGGTCACGAGGTAAGGCAGCAGCAATTCACGCAATCCATATACCATCTGACCAAAGCCATTGATCCGTATCGTCCGGTCATTACCAACGATGGATGGGAGCATACAGTTTCGGATATTTTGACAATCCATGATTATGTGGAGACGGGAGAAGCTTTTCTGGAACGGTATCAGGATAAGGACTTAATCGTAAGTAACAAGATTGCTTCCAATCGATGGAAGTTTGCTTTTGCGGAAGGTTACCACTATAAAGGACAACCCATTATCATCAGTGAATTCGGCGGTATTGCTTTTCAATCGGATAAAGGCTGGGGTTATGGCAATCAGGTGGACTCGGTTGAAGCCTTTATTGAACGTTTCCGTTCCATCACCGAAGCGATCAAAGCCATTCCCTATATCTCGGGCTATTGTTATACACAAGTCACTGATGTGCAGCAGGAGATTAATGGTCTGTTGACGGAAGACCGTAAACCGAAAGTGCCACTGGAAGTGATTCGGAAAATCAATCTAGGGTGA
- a CDS encoding carbohydrate ABC transporter permease: protein MKIKKMRADMQALVFLLPFLIIYGLFTIWPMIKGVEMTFYKWTLIKKMDFVGLDNFRKVFQDREVWEAIWHSTFFVFLSTPTMIILAILLALIANRKSSLQKFYRIIFFIPSVLSVAVAAYLGLFVFQPYTGFVNSVLHLVRLLPQNAEIFWLTETGLAWVVITVITLWWTVGFNFILYLSAMQEIPDEIYEAARLDGASDTQIFWRITLPYLKPLTKTITMLQIIASYKVFMQIYVITGGGPLDQTRPIIQLIYQTGFKNNNLGYAATMSYILFVILLVLSALQYWMTNRKGAEY, encoded by the coding sequence ATGAAGATCAAAAAAATGAGAGCGGATATGCAAGCGCTGGTATTTCTGCTTCCATTCTTAATTATTTATGGTTTATTTACGATCTGGCCCATGATTAAAGGTGTGGAGATGACGTTCTATAAATGGACGCTGATCAAGAAAATGGATTTTGTTGGCCTGGATAACTTCCGAAAGGTTTTTCAGGACAGGGAGGTATGGGAGGCAATCTGGCATTCAACCTTCTTTGTTTTCTTGAGTACACCGACCATGATTATCCTCGCGATTCTGCTGGCTTTGATAGCTAACCGAAAATCGTCATTACAAAAGTTCTACCGTATCATCTTCTTTATACCTAGCGTACTCTCCGTCGCCGTCGCAGCTTATCTGGGTTTATTCGTATTTCAGCCTTATACGGGATTTGTCAATTCCGTCCTGCACCTTGTCAGGTTATTGCCTCAAAATGCCGAGATTTTCTGGTTGACGGAAACAGGGCTCGCATGGGTCGTTATTACCGTAATTACCTTGTGGTGGACAGTCGGATTTAACTTTATTTTGTATCTTTCCGCCATGCAGGAAATACCGGATGAAATTTATGAAGCAGCAAGGCTGGATGGTGCGAGTGACACACAAATATTTTGGAGGATTACTCTTCCTTATCTGAAACCACTGACCAAAACCATTACCATGTTGCAGATCATCGCTTCTTACAAGGTCTTTATGCAGATTTATGTCATTACAGGCGGGGGACCCCTGGATCAGACACGTCCGATTATTCAGTTAATCTATCAGACCGGATTCAAGAACAACAACCTGGGTTATGCCGCAACGATGTCCTATATTTTATTCGTGATCCTGCTGGTGCTGTCGGCGCTGCAATACTGGATGACTAACCGGAAAGGGGCGGAATACTGA
- a CDS encoding chromate transporter, whose translation MRDGKVEGSIKNLNEQFMLLIQLFWTFFRIGPSTFGGGYAMLPIIEREVVHKKKWMQEDEIGELISLAGSAPGGVGVNAAAMIGHRQAGIMGAVSAVIGVTCPTFLIVILISVFAILFRNQPKVEAALNGMNGGIIALISMAAYRTARYSILDTTTAIAAIVTVAVLLFAGIHPLYLIISGLICGMAVIRIKNRLGLQVKMEKKSGTGSYPELEYYI comes from the coding sequence ATGCGTGATGGAAAGGTTGAGGGTAGCATCAAGAACCTGAATGAACAATTTATGTTACTGATCCAGCTTTTTTGGACTTTCTTTCGCATCGGTCCTTCCACCTTCGGAGGCGGATATGCGATGCTGCCAATTATCGAACGCGAAGTGGTGCACAAGAAAAAATGGATGCAAGAGGACGAGATCGGTGAGCTTATATCGCTTGCCGGCTCGGCTCCCGGAGGAGTTGGCGTTAATGCCGCTGCGATGATCGGACATCGCCAGGCAGGAATTATGGGAGCTGTGTCTGCCGTCATCGGCGTGACATGTCCCACGTTTTTGATTGTGATCCTGATCAGCGTGTTCGCCATCCTATTTCGTAACCAACCCAAAGTTGAGGCTGCTTTAAACGGAATGAACGGTGGCATTATTGCACTAATTAGCATGGCAGCTTATCGGACGGCCAGGTATTCCATCCTAGATACAACAACAGCGATAGCTGCCATTGTGACCGTAGCTGTGCTTCTGTTTGCAGGAATCCACCCCCTCTATCTTATTATTTCAGGATTGATATGCGGTATGGCCGTGATTCGGATCAAAAACCGGCTGGGCCTTCAAGTGAAAATGGAGAAGAAGTCTGGAACAGGAAGCTACCCCGAACTGGAATATTACATTTAA